A region of the Rhizobium binae genome:
CCGCCGGCAATGGCGCGAGCATCAAGCCGGGCACGCAGATCGACCGCATATTCTCGGCGCCGGAAGGCGGCCCGACCTCGCTGACGACGGAAGAGCCGAAGGCAAGAACACGCGCCAAGAAGGCCGATGCCGAAAGCGTATCGGCTCCTGTCGACGCCGCTCCGGTTCCTCCCTCCGAGGCCGGCCGCCCGAAGAGCACCGATGCCGAAACCAATGCGGCGCTGAAGACGCCGGCAACGGCGCCGAAGGCGGCTGCGAAAAATGCCAAGGCAGCCGAAGAACAGCCGGTTTCCGGCACCGCAACTGCCGAGCCGGCCCCGGCCGTCAAGGCCGAGGCCGCGACGGCGAAGCCCAGCCTGACCGACAAGAACCGTCCGTCAGGCATCGAAAAGCCTGCCGCCCCGGATGATCTGAAGATGATTTCCGGCGTCGGTCCGAAGATCGAGGCGACGCTGAACGAAATCGGCATCTTCACTTTCGCGCAAGTCGCAAGCTGGAAGAAGGCCGAACGCGAATGGGTCGACGGCTACCTGAACTTCCGCGGTCGGATCGAGCGCGACGACTGGGTCAAGCAGGCCAAGGCGCTCGCCAAGGGCGGCGAAGCGGAATATATCAGGGTCTTCGGCAAGAAGCCGCGGTAAGAGGTGAAGCATGTTACAAGATAAAGACCGCATCTTTACCAACATCTACGGCCTCAAGGACAAGTCCCTGAAGGGCGCGATGAGCCGCGGCCACTGGGACGGCACCAAGCAGATCCTCGAAAAGGGCCGCGACTGGATCATCAACGAGATGAAGGCCTCGGGCCTGCGCGGCCGCGGCGGCGCTGGCTTCCCCACCGGTCTCAAGTGGTCCTTCATGCCGAAGGAAAGCGACGGCCGCCCGCATTACCTCGTCGTCAATGCCGACGAATCGGAGCCCGGCACCTGCAAGGACCGCGACATCATGCGCCACGATCCGCATACGCTGATCGAAGGCTGCGTCGTCGCCAGTTTCGCCATGGGCGCCAATGCCGCCTACATCTATGTGCGCGGCGAATATATCCGCGAGCGCGAAGCGCTGCAGGCGGCGATCGACGAGTGCTATGACTATGGCCTGCTCGGCAAGAACAACAAGCTCGGCTGGGACATGGATATCTTCGTCCATCACGGCGCCGGCGCCTATATCTGCGGCGAGGAGACCGCGCTCCTCGAAAGCCTCGAAGGCAAGAAGGGCCAGCCGCGCCTGAAGCCGCCGTTCCCGGCCAATATGGGCCTGTATGGCTGCCCGACGACGGTCAATAACGTCGAATCGATTGCCGTTGCCCCGACCATCCTGCGCCGCGGCGCCGGCTGGTTCTCGTCGATCGGGCGCCCGAACAATGTCGGCACCAAGCTGTTCATGCTCTCCGGCCACGTCAACAAGCCGTGCACGGTCGAAGAGGAAATGGGCATCACCTTCCGCGAACTGGTCGACCGCCATGCCGGCGGCATCCGCGGCGGCTGGGACAACCTGCTCGCCGTCATTCCGGGCGGCGCATCCTGCCCGATCGTTCCGGCCAAGGACATCATCGACTGCCCTATGGATTTCGACGGCCTGCGCGGCGTCGGCTCCTCCTTCGGCACGGCCGCCGCGATCGTCATGGACAAGTCCACCGACGTCATCAAGGCGATCGCGCGCATCTCCGCCTTCTTCAAGCACGAGAGCTGCGGCCAGTGCACGCCGTGCCGCGAAGGCACCGGCTGGATGTGGCGGGTGATGGAACGCATGGCCAAGGGCAATGCCCAGAAGCGCGAGATCGACATGCTGTTCCAGGTGACCAAGCAGATCGAAGGCCACACCATCTGCGCGCTCGGCGACGCCGCCGCATGGCCGGTGCAGGGTCTGATCCGTAACTTCCGGCCCGAGATCGAAAAGCGCATCGACCAGTATACGGCCAGCGCGCTCGATCACGGCGCGGTTCTGGAGGCGGCTGAATAATCATGACGGACAAGGCATTCAAGAGTGGGAAGAAGGAAGAGACTGCCGATTTCGCGGCCGGCTTTGGCCGTCTTGCCGCCGAGATGCTGGAAAACGCACAGGCGATGCCGGTGCATCCGTTGATGGCCCATCCCGCCGCAGCCTTTGCCGCAGCCACGGCGATCGGCTTCGGATTGTCGACGCAGATGGCAGGCGCCTTTTTCGGAGCCTTCCAGAGCGCTCTGGAAACGACCGGCAAGCTTGCTGCCGCTCTCGACGACACGCCGCCGGAGGAACCGGCGCCGGAAGTCGATATCCGGCCGGAAAATATCCGCCCGGCCGTCGAGGCTTTCACCAAGCCCGGCGCGGAGAAGCCTGCTGCCGAGAAGAAGACCGGTCCGAGACTGACGGTGGTCAAGCCCACAAGCGCGCCGATCCAGGCAGGCGAGCCGGCATCGGCAAGCCGGCCAAAGCCGGTCGTGAAGGCAAAACCGGCGGCGCGAGCTGCAAAGGCCGATGATCTCAAGCTGATCGCCGGCATCGGTCCGAAGCTGGAGCAGGTTCTGAACGCCAAGGGCGTTCGCAGCTTTGCCGAAATTGCCGCCTGGAGCCACGAGGATATCGCCCGGCTTGACGCCGAGCTCGGTTTCAACGGCCGCATCGGCCGTGACGACTGGACCGGCCAGGCCAAAATTCTGGCAGGGCGGGGCCGCAGAAGGAAATGAAATGTCCGGCCGGATCAATCGGCCGGAAAGAAGGGCAGATCGGCGCAGGGGCGGGGCCCCACGTTGCAGATGCCGGTGCGGGTTCCGGACCTGGAATGCGCAATAAAGAATTTGGGCGACATTAGCTGCCAGCAGGAGGAAAGATCCGGCTTGGCAATGAGACTGTTGCAAAAATAGGTTTGTTTGCCGTCTTCAGGCAAACGGGAAACAGGACTGAGCGACGATGGCAAAACTGAAGATTGACGGTAACGAGATCGAAGTTCCGGATCATTTCACGCTGTTGCAGGCGTGCGAAGACGCCGGCGCCGAAGTTCCGCGCTTCTGCTTCCATGAGCGCCTGTCGGTTGCCGGCAATTGCCGCATGTGCCTTGTCGAAGTGAAGGGCGGCCCGCCGAAGCCGCAGGCTTCCTGCGCCATGAGCGTTCGCGACATTCGCGGCGGCCCGAACGGCGAATTGCCCGAGGTCTTCACCAACACGCCGATGGTCAAGAAGGCCCGCGAAGGCGTGATGGAATTCCTGCTGATCAACCATCCGCTCGATTGCCCGATCTGCGACCAGGGCGGCGAATGCGACCTGCAGGACCAGGCGATGGCCTTCGGCATCGATACCTCGCGCTACCAGGAAGACAAGCGCGCCGTCGAGGACAAGTATATCGGACCGCTGGTCAAGACGGTGATGAACCGCTGCATCCATTGCACGCGCTGCGTCCGTTTCACCACCGAGGTCGCCGGCATTTCTGAACTCGGCCTTATCGGCCGCGGCGAGGATGCCGAGATCACCACCTACCTCGAGCAGGCGATGACCTCCGAACTGCAGGGCAACGTTGTCGACCTTTGCCCGGTCGGCGCGCTGACCTCCAAGCCCTTCGCCTTTACCGCACGCCCCTGGGAACTGAACAAGACCGAATCGATCGACGTCATGGATGCCGTCGGTTCGGCGATCCGCGTCGATACCCGCGGCCGCGAAGTCATGCGCATCCTGCCGCGCGTCAACGAGGCGATCAACGAGGAGTGGATTTCCGACAAGAGCCGTTTCGTCTGGGACGGCCTGAAGACTCAGCGCCTCGACCGGCCCTATGTCCGCCGCGACGGCCGCCTGCAGCCGGCGACCTGGGCAGAAGCCTTCGGCGCCATCAAGGCTGCCGTCGGCGCCACCTCGGGCGACAAGATCGGCGCAATCGCCGGCGATCTTGCTTCCGTCGAGGAAATGTATGCGCTGTCCGAACTGGTGAAGTCGCTCGGATCGGAAAACCTCGACTGTCGCCAGGATGGGACGGCACTCGATCCGTCGCTCGGCCGCGCGAGCTACCTCTTCAACCCGACCATCGCAGGCATCGACCAGGCCGACGCGCTGCTGATCATCGGCGCCAATCCGCGCTTCGAGGCGGCGATCCTCAACGCCCGCATCCGCAAGCGCTGGCGCCGCGGCAAGTTCCCGATCGGCGTTATCGGCGAGGCCGGCGAACTGCGCTACAGCTACGACTATCTCGGCGCCGGTCCCGACACGCTGAAGGACCTGGTCGACGGCACCCACGCCTTCGCCGAGGTGCTGAAGAACGCTGCCAAGCCGATGATGATCATCGGTCAGGGCGCGCTCTCGCGCAGCGATGGCGCCGGCGTCCTTGCCAGCGCCGCCAAGCTTGCCGGTTCGGTCGGCGCGGTTGTCGAAGGCTGGAATGGCTTTGCCGTCCTTCATACCGCAGCCTCGCGCGTCGGCGGCCTCGACCTCGGCTTCGTGCCGGGTTCCAAGGGCGTCAATGCCGCTGCAATGCTGACGTCGATGGACGTGCTTTTCCTGCTCGGCGCAGACGAACTCGACTTCGCCGCCAAGAAGGCGGGGCTGACTGTCTATATCGGTTCGCATGGTGATAACGGCGCCCATCATGCCGACGTTATCCTGCCGGCCGCAGCCTATACCGAAAAGTCCGGTACCTGGGTCAACACCGAAGGCCGCGTCCAGATGGGCAGCCGCGCCGGTTTTGCGCCGGGCGATGCCCGTGAGGACTGGGCAATTATCCGTGCCCTTTCCGACGTGCTCGGCAACAAGCTTCCCTTCGATTCGCTGAGTGAACTGCGTGGCCGGCTCTATGCCGCTTTCCCGCATTTCGCGGCCATCGACGAGATCGCCGAAACCGATAGCGCCCAAATTGCCGCAGTTGCGAAAAAAGCCGGCAAGATGAACAAGTCAGGGTTTGCGTCGCCGGTCAAAGACTTCTATTTGACGAACCCGATCGCACGCGCCTCGGCTGTCATGGCCGAGTGCTCGGCATTGGCCCGCAACAACTTCAAAGTCGCGGCAGAGTAAGGGCAGGGGACTATGGATTCTTTCTTTTCAACCTATCTCTGGCCGGCGATCATCATGATCGGTCAGTCGCTGCTGCTTCTCGTCTGTCTGCTGGTCTTCATCGCCTATGTTCTGCTCGCCGACCGCAAGATCTGGGCGGCCGTGCAGCTGCGTCGCGGCCCGAACGTCGTCGGTCCCTTCGGCCTGTTCCAGTCCTTCGCCGACCTTTTGAAGTTCGTCTTCAAGGAGCCGATCATTCCGGCCGGCGCCAACAAGGCGGTGTTCCTGCTCGCTCCGCTGGTGACGGTGCTTCTGGCGCTGTCCACCTGGGCGGTGGTGCCGCTCGCCGACGGATGGGTGATCGCCAACATCAATGTCGGCATCCTCTACATCTTCGCGATCTCCTCGCTCGAGGTCTACGGCATCATCATGGGCGGCTGGGCTTCGAACTCGAAATATCCGTTCCTCGGCGCGTTGCGCTCGGCGGCGCAGATGGTGTCCTATGAAGTCTCGATCGGCTTCGTCATCGTCACCGTGCTGCTCTGCGTGGGTTCGCTGAACCTGACCGATATCGTCAATGCACAGCACACGGGCCTCGGCACGATGCTCGGCCTGCCGGCCTCGTTCCTCGACTGGCACTGGTTGTCGCTTTTCCCGATGTTCATCATCTTCTTCATTTCGGCGCTCGCCGAGACCAACCGCCCGCCTTTCGACCTGCCGGAGGCCGAATCGGAACTGGTCGCCGGCTTCATGGTCGAATACGGCTCCTCGCCATACATGATGTTCATGCTCGGCGAATATGCGGCCGTCTGCCTGATGTGCTCTCTGACGACCATCCTTTTCCTCGGCGGCTGGCTGCCCCCGGTCGACATCTGGATCCTCAACTGGGTGCCGGGCATCATCTGGTTCATGCTGAAGGCCTGCTTCGTCTTCTTCATGTTCGCGATGGTCAAGGCCTTCGTCCCGCGCTACCGCTACGACCAGCTCATGCGTCTCGGCTGGAAGGTTTTCCTGCCGCTGTCGCTCGCCATGGTCATCATCGTTGCATTCGTGCTGAAACTGATGGGGTGGGCTTGATGACGCCCGCTCTCGTTTCCGGCAAAATTGGAGGTTGAAGATGGCAAGCTTGTCCAGCTCCATCAACTCGCTGTTCCTCAAGGAATTCTTTGGCGCGTTCTTTCTTTCTATGCGCTATTTCTTCCGTCAGAAGGCCACCATCAACTACCCCTTCGAAAAAGGCCCGGTTTCTCCGCGTTTCCGCGGCGAGCACGCGCTGCGCCGTTATCCGAACGGCGAGGAACGCTGCATCGCCTGCAAGCTCTGCGAGGCGATCTGTCCTGCCCAGGCCATCACCATCGAGGCCGGTCCGCGACGCAACGACGGCACGCGCCGCACCGTGCGCTACGACATCGACATGGTGAAGTGCATCTATTGCGGCTTCTGCCAGGAAGCTTGCCCTGTTGACGCGATCGTCGAGGGTCCGAATTTCGAATTTGCGACCGAAACCCGCGAAGAGCTCTATTTCGACAAGGCGCGCCTTCTCGATAACGGCGACCGGTGGGAGCGCGAAATCGCCCGCAACATCGCAATCGACTCGCCGTACCGGTGATTGGGTTTTGAAATGCCGCGATGGGGCTCTGCTGCTCCTGTCGCGGTCAATATGCACAGGAGCTTGCCGGTCAGCGCCGGAGAAAGCTCTATCGGGCAGAAAAACTCCCGGCTGCCCGGGGGAAGATGAAAAAGGCACCAACATGGGTCTGCAGGCTCTATTTTTCTATCTTTTCGCCTTTGTCGCGGTGGCGTCGGCGTTCATGGTCATCTGGGCGAAGAACCCGGTTCACTCGGTTCTGTTTCTGATCCTGGTGTTCTTCAACGCGGCCGGCCTCTTCCTGCTGCTCGGCGCCGAATTCCTGGCGATGATCCTGCTGGTCGTCTATGTCGGCGCCGTCGCCGTCCTCTTCCTCTTCGTGGTGATGATGCTCGATATCGACTTCACCGAGCTGAGGGCAGGGGTTCTCGAATATGCGCCGATCGGCGGGCTGATCGGGATCATTCTCGCCGCCGAGCTGATCGTCGTCATCGGCGGCAGCGTCATCTCGCCCGAGATCGCCAAGACCGTCGCCATGCCGATCCCGGCGCTGACAGAGCGCACCAATACGGCCGCCCTCGGCGACGTGCTCTACACCAATTACGTCTACTTCTTCCAGATCGCCGGTCTGGTTCTGCTGGTCGCCATGATTGGCGCCATCGTGCTGACGCTCCGGCACCGCACCAACATCAAGCGGCAGAATATCTCCAGCCAGGTTGCCCGCACGCCCGCAACCGCCGTCGAGGTGGTTTCGGTCAAGCCGGGGCAGGGCGTCTAAAGGCAGGTCAAGGAACAAAGAACATGGTCATCGGTCTTTCCCACTACCTGACGGTCAGCGCCATCCTCTTCACGCTCGGCGTCTTCGGCATCTTCCTGAACCGGAAGAACGTCATCGTCATTCTGATGTCGGTCGAACTGATCCTGCTTGCCGTCAACATCAACATGGTCGCCTTCTCCTCCTTCCTGAACGACATCGTCGGACAGGTCTTTGCGCTGTTCATCCTGACGGTGGCGGCTGCCGAGGCGGCGATCGGTCTTGCAATTCTCGTTGTCTTCTACCGCAACCGCGGCTCGATCGCGGTCGAAGACGTCAATATGATGAAGGGCTGAGTGGCTCATGTTCCTCTATAAGGCTATCGTCTTTCTTCCCTTGATCGGTGCGATCATCGCCGGCCTGTTCGGCCGCGCCATCGGCGCCAAGGCTTCGGAATATGTCACCAGCGGCCTGATGATCATCGCCGCCATCCTCTCCTGGTACGTCTTCTTCACCGTCGGCATGGGCCACGTCGAAGGCGGCCCGATCAAGGTCGAAGTGCTGCGCTGGATTCAGTCCGGCGGCATCGATGTCTCCTGGTCGCTGCGGGTGGATACGCTGACCTCGGTCATGCTGATCGTCGTCAACACGGTCTCGATGCTGGTTCACGTCTATTCGATCGGTTACATGCATACCGATCCGCATCGCCCGCGCTTCTTCGCCTATCTCTCGCTCTTCACCTTCGCCATGCTGATGCTGGTGACGGCCGACAACTTGGCGCAGATGTTCTTCGGCTGGGAAGGCGTCGGTCTTGCCTCCTATCTGCTGATCGGCTTCTGGTTCAAGAAGCCGTCGGCGACGGCGGCGGCGATGAAGGCCTTCATCGTCAATCGCGTCGGTGACTTCGGCTTCGTGCTCGGCATTGCCGGTGTCTTCGTGCTGTTCGGCGCGATCAATCTCGACACGATCTTCGCCAATGCCTCGAATTTCGCTCCGCATGAAGGCGGCGGCGAGGCGGGTGAAGTGATCCTCAACCTCTTCGGCATGCAGCTCGATAAGGCGCATGCGCTGACCGGCGTCTGCCTGCTGCTCTTCATGGGAGCCATGGGCAAGTCGGCGCAGTTCCTGCTGCACACCTGGCTGCCGGATGCCATGGAAGGCCCGACCCCGGTCTCGGCCCTCATCCATGCCGCCACCATGGTCACCGCCGGCGTCTTCCTCGTCGCCCGCATGTCGCCGCTGTTCGAACTGTCGCCGGATGCGCTGACCGTCGTCACCGTGATCGGCGCGATCACCGCCTTCTTCGCGGCTACCGTCGGCCTGGTGCAAAACGACATCAAGCGCGTCATTGCCTATTCCACCTGCTCGCAGCTCGGCTACATGTTCGTGGCGCTCGGGGTAGGGGCCTATGGCGCGGCGATCTTCCATCTCTTCACGCATGCCTTCTTCAAGGCGTTGCTCTTCCTCTGCGCCGGCTCGGTCATCCACGCCGTCGATGGCGAGCAGGACATGCGCCACATGGGTGGCCTGCGGCCGCACATCAAGGTGACGTTCTGGATGATGATCATCGGTACGCTGGCGATCACCGGCGTCGGCATTCCCTTCACGCCGATCGGCTTTGCCGGGTTCTTCTCCAAGGACGTGATCATCGAGGCGACCTATGCTTCGCATTCGCCGGTGGCGGGCTTTGCCTTCTCGCTTCTGGTCATCGCCGCGCTCTTCACCAGCTTCTACTCCTGGCGTCTGATCTTCATGACCTTCTTCGGCAAGCCGCGCGCTTCGCACGAGGTCATGCACCACGTCCACGAGTCGCCGCAAGTCATGCTGGTGCCGCTTTATCTCCTGGCGATCGGTGCGGTGCTGGCGGGCGTGATTTTTGAAGGCCGCTTCTACGGTGAGGAATATGCCGAGTTCTGGAAGGGCGCGCTCTTTACCGGCGCCGAGAACGAGCTCGTCGAAGAATTCCACCATGTTCCGGCGCTGGTGGGCCTGAGCCCCTTCATCGCCATGCTGATCGGCTTCGTCATCGCCTGGTACATGTATATCCGCTCGCCGCAGACGCCGCGCGTCCTCGCCAAGCAGCACCGGGTGCTCTACCATTTCCTGCTCAACAAGTGGTATTTCGACGAACTCTACGACTTCCTGTTCGTCCGCACGGCAAGGGCCCTCGGCCGCTTCCTGTGGAAGAAGGGTGATGTCGGCGTCATCGACACCTACGGCCCGAATGGAGTCGCCGCCCGCGTCGTCGCTGTCACCGACCGCGTCGTCCGCCTGCAGACCGGTTACCTCTATCACTATGCCTTCGCCATGCTGATCGGCATTGCGGCGCTCGTTACCTGGATGATGCTCGGGAGTTCCTTCTGATGACCGATTGGCCTATTCTTTCAACGGTCACCTTCCTGCCGCTGGTCGGCGTGGTGCTCCTGCTCTTGATGAACGGCGAGAGCGAAACTGGCCGCAAGAACGTGCTGTGGATCTCGCTGATCACCACCGTCTTCACCTTCATCGTCTCGCTCTTCATCTGGCTCGGCTTCGACAATGCCAATCCGGGCTTCCAGATGATCCAGAAGTTTGACTGGCTCGGCACCGGCATCGGCTACCACGTCGGCGTCGACGGCATCTCGATGCTGTTCGTCATCCTGACGACCTTCCTCATGCCCTTCTGCGTGCTGGCGAGCTGGCTCTCGATCGAGAAGCGCCTGAAGGAGTACATGATCGCCTTCCTCATCCTGGAAACGATGATGATCGGCGTCTTCGTCTCGCTCGATATCGTGCTCTTCTACGTCTTCTTCGAGGCGGGCCTCATTCCGATGTTCCTGATCATCGGCGTCTGGGGCGGCAAGGACCGCGTCTATGCGAGCTACAAGTTCTTCCTCTACACGCTGCTCGGCTCGGTGCTGATGCTGCTCGCCATCATGGCGATGTACTGGCAGGCCGGCACGACTGACATTCCTGCGTTGCTCGCCTACAAGTTCCCGCCGGCGCTGCAGACCTGGCTCTGGCTTGCCTTCTTCGCCTCTTTCGCGGTGAAGATGCCGATGTGGCCGGTCCATACCTGGCTTCCGGATGCGCACGTTCAGGCGCCGACCGCAGGCTCGGTGATCCTGGCCGGCGTCCTGCTGAAGCTCGGCGGCTACGGTCTCATCCGCTTCTCGCTCGGCATGTTCCCTGTGGCGTCCGATTATTTCGCGCCGTTGGTCTTCGCGCTGTCCGTCATCGCCATCATCTACACCTCGCTGGTGGCGATGATGCAGGACGATATCAAGAAGCTGATCGCCTATTCCTCGGTGGCGCACATGGGCTATGTGACCATGGGCATCTTCGCCGCCAACATGCAGGGCGTTCAGGGGTCGATCTTCCAGATGCTGTCGCACGGCATCGTCTCGGGCGCGCTCTTCCTCTGTGTCGGCGTCGTCTACGACCGCACCCATACCCGCGAGATCAACGCCTATGGCGGCCTCGTCAACAACATGCCGAAATATGCCGTCGCCATGATGGTCTTCACCATGGCCAATGTCGGGCTTCCCGGCACGTCGGGCTTTATCGGCGAGTTCCTGACGCTGATCGGCGTCTTCCGGGTCAACACCTGGGTCGCGCTCTTCGCCGCCACCGGCGTCATTCTGTCGGCCGCCTATGCGCTCTGGCTCTATCGCCGAGTGATCTTCGGCGCGCTGGAGAAGGAAAAGCTGAAGGCGCTGCTCGATCTTTCCAGACGCGAACAGCTGATTCTCTACCCGCTGATCGCACTGACCATCTTCTTCGGCGTTTACCCGGCTCCGGTCTTCGATGCCACGGCCGCCTCGGTGGATCTGCTGGTCAACAACTACACGGCCGCCGTGCACGCAGCGCAGAATGTTGCGCTGTCTATGAATTGATGACGGGACTTATCGGACATGACCGCTGAAACAATCCTCCTCAGTCTGCATCTTTCCGCGCCGGAGCTGATCCTCGCGGTCGGCGCCCTGGTCCTGTTGATGGTCGGCGTCTTCTCAGGCGAGCGGTCGGGCCTCGTCGTCACCGGCCTCGCCATCGTGCTGCTGCTGGCCTCCGGCCTGTGGCTGCTCTTCGTGCCGGCCGAAGGCCTTGCCTATGGCGGCGTCTACATGGCCGACGGCTTCTCGCGCTTCATGAAGCTGGTGGCGCTCATCGGCTCGCTGGTCGCCCTGTTCATGACGATGGGCCACGCCCGCGAAAACCAGCTCGACAAGTTCGAGTTCCCGGTTCTCCTGGTGCTCGCGACCCTCGGCATCCTGCTGATGATCTCGGCCAACGACCTGATTTCGCTCTATCTGGCGCTGGAGCTGCAGTCGCTGGCGCTCTATGTCGTCGCCGCGATCAACCGTGACAGCCTGAAGTCGACCGAAGCCGGCCTGAAATATTTCGTCCTCGGTGCGCTTTCCTCCGGCATGCTGCTCTACGGCATGTCGCTGGTCTATGGCTTCACCGGCCATACCCATTTCGCGGAGATCGCCCAGGCGCTGTCCGTCGAGGGCGCACGGTCGCTCGGCCTCATCTTCGGCCTGGTCTTCATCCTCGCCGGCATTGCCTTCAAGATTTCGGCCGTTCCCTTCCACATGTGGACGCCCGACGTCTATGAAGGCGCGCCGACACCGGTCACCGCCTTCCTGGCCGCAGCCCCCAAGGTCGCCGCCATGGCGATGATGACCCGCATCGTCATCACCGCCTTCCAGCCGGTTCTCGCCGACTGGCAGCAGGTCGTCGTCTTCATTTCGATCGCTTCCATGCTGCTCGGCTCGTTTGCGGCGATCGGCCAGAAGAACATCAAGCGGCTGATGGCCTATTCCTCGATCGGCCACATGGGTTACGCGCTAGTAGGCCTGGCCGCCGGCAACCAGACCGGCGTTTCCGGCGTCATGCTTTACATGGTCATCTACATGGTCATGACCCTCGGCAGCTTTGCGATCATCATGTCGATGCGCCGCAAGGACGGCACCGTCGTCGAAGACGTCTACGATCTCGCCGGCCTTTCCACCACGAACCCGTTCATGGCCGTGGTGCTGACGGCACTGATGTTCTCGCTTGCCGGCATTCCGCCGCTCGCCGGCTTCTTCGCCAAGTATTTCGTCTTCGTTGCGGCGATCGAAGCCAAGCTCTATGCGCTTGCCATCATCGGCGTTCTGGCCTCGGTCGTCGGCGCTTATTATTACCTGCGCGTCATCAAGCTGATGTGGTTCGATGAGGCGACCGGCGAATTCGCCCGGGTCTCCGGCGCCCTGCGCCTGGTCTTCGGTCTCTCCGGTCTCTTCGTCACCGCCTATGTGCTGATCGGCGGGCCGATCGGCGGTGCGGCAGAGCTTGCCGCCGC
Encoded here:
- a CDS encoding NADH-quinone oxidoreductase subunit M, coding for MTDWPILSTVTFLPLVGVVLLLLMNGESETGRKNVLWISLITTVFTFIVSLFIWLGFDNANPGFQMIQKFDWLGTGIGYHVGVDGISMLFVILTTFLMPFCVLASWLSIEKRLKEYMIAFLILETMMIGVFVSLDIVLFYVFFEAGLIPMFLIIGVWGGKDRVYASYKFFLYTLLGSVLMLLAIMAMYWQAGTTDIPALLAYKFPPALQTWLWLAFFASFAVKMPMWPVHTWLPDAHVQAPTAGSVILAGVLLKLGGYGLIRFSLGMFPVASDYFAPLVFALSVIAIIYTSLVAMMQDDIKKLIAYSSVAHMGYVTMGIFAANMQGVQGSIFQMLSHGIVSGALFLCVGVVYDRTHTREINAYGGLVNNMPKYAVAMMVFTMANVGLPGTSGFIGEFLTLIGVFRVNTWVALFAATGVILSAAYALWLYRRVIFGALEKEKLKALLDLSRREQLILYPLIALTIFFGVYPAPVFDATAASVDLLVNNYTAAVHAAQNVALSMN
- the nuoN gene encoding NADH-quinone oxidoreductase subunit NuoN, encoding MTAETILLSLHLSAPELILAVGALVLLMVGVFSGERSGLVVTGLAIVLLLASGLWLLFVPAEGLAYGGVYMADGFSRFMKLVALIGSLVALFMTMGHARENQLDKFEFPVLLVLATLGILLMISANDLISLYLALELQSLALYVVAAINRDSLKSTEAGLKYFVLGALSSGMLLYGMSLVYGFTGHTHFAEIAQALSVEGARSLGLIFGLVFILAGIAFKISAVPFHMWTPDVYEGAPTPVTAFLAAAPKVAAMAMMTRIVITAFQPVLADWQQVVVFISIASMLLGSFAAIGQKNIKRLMAYSSIGHMGYALVGLAAGNQTGVSGVMLYMVIYMVMTLGSFAIIMSMRRKDGTVVEDVYDLAGLSTTNPFMAVVLTALMFSLAGIPPLAGFFAKYFVFVAAIEAKLYALAIIGVLASVVGAYYYLRVIKLMWFDEATGEFARVSGALRLVFGLSGLFVTAYVLIGGPIGGAAELAAATLF
- the nuoL gene encoding NADH-quinone oxidoreductase subunit L, with translation MFLYKAIVFLPLIGAIIAGLFGRAIGAKASEYVTSGLMIIAAILSWYVFFTVGMGHVEGGPIKVEVLRWIQSGGIDVSWSLRVDTLTSVMLIVVNTVSMLVHVYSIGYMHTDPHRPRFFAYLSLFTFAMLMLVTADNLAQMFFGWEGVGLASYLLIGFWFKKPSATAAAMKAFIVNRVGDFGFVLGIAGVFVLFGAINLDTIFANASNFAPHEGGGEAGEVILNLFGMQLDKAHALTGVCLLLFMGAMGKSAQFLLHTWLPDAMEGPTPVSALIHAATMVTAGVFLVARMSPLFELSPDALTVVTVIGAITAFFAATVGLVQNDIKRVIAYSTCSQLGYMFVALGVGAYGAAIFHLFTHAFFKALLFLCAGSVIHAVDGEQDMRHMGGLRPHIKVTFWMMIIGTLAITGVGIPFTPIGFAGFFSKDVIIEATYASHSPVAGFAFSLLVIAALFTSFYSWRLIFMTFFGKPRASHEVMHHVHESPQVMLVPLYLLAIGAVLAGVIFEGRFYGEEYAEFWKGALFTGAENELVEEFHHVPALVGLSPFIAMLIGFVIAWYMYIRSPQTPRVLAKQHRVLYHFLLNKWYFDELYDFLFVRTARALGRFLWKKGDVGVIDTYGPNGVAARVVAVTDRVVRLQTGYLYHYAFAMLIGIAALVTWMMLGSSF